The Cygnus olor isolate bCygOlo1 chromosome 10, bCygOlo1.pri.v2, whole genome shotgun sequence genomic interval cagGAAGAAGGAATCTCTGACTATTTTCCCAGGCATTTAAGGCGGAAAAAACGGGAAGCGGAGGACTGAAGCCTGGGGCCCACCACCGCCAGGCGGAGCTGAGGGTGCCACGGCAGGGATGTGCTCCCTGCGCCCCGAGGAGCAGAACTCACCCTGACCAGCGCTGAGCGGGGCACCCGGCAGCGCCGTGTCTGGCCCTGGAAGAGCGGGGGGACCCCGACCTCCACGTCCCAGAGGTCTGGGGGGATGTCCCCAGGGGGTGTGGATGCTCCGGGCTCTGCAGAGGGGACGGCATCTTACctgcctggctggaggcagTGTTCAGATGCTGGCCAGCTCCCGGCACTGCTGGGGACCGGCCGACATCGCCCCTTATCCCTGTCCCCactcccacctccagccccattcctatccccatccccacccccatcCCAGGACCAGTCCTCTGTGGGTCCGTGCCATGGGCACCCGAGGTGCTGAGCGCCCTCCTTTCACCACGGCACAGCCCCAGGCCGGGGACATCATTGCCCATTTGGGCTATTCCAGATGGACGGAGGGCAGTCACTTACTGGTGAAGGGCTCAAATGCCCACTCGCTTAACCGTGATTCACTGAAAGTCTCCAGTCGGtactagaagagaaaaaatcacGCACAGGCCACAGAGACAGCTTGTACCAAGTAGGTATTGAAACCACGACTAGCGAGTGTGGGAGAACATCTGCCCCAAAGTGCCTGTCAAAGGGCACTCCCAATGCcctgtttctcactgctcatCCATTACCCACTTCTAACACCCCAAAAGAgccagcagggaggggacagcacACAACTCCCCCAGAGAGCAGCCCAGGCACAGAGCCGTGGCACAGGGACCCAAGTGCTGCTTGCTGGGCACTGCCCTGGGGGCAGCGACTTGCCCAAGCCAAGGCCAGCTGTTACGGGAAGCAAGCACAAAATCTGCCAGAAATGTTTCCAGTGAGAGGAGTGACAATAGAGAATCAAAGTCCACATGTTTTCTGTGGAATTAAATATTGCAAAGACACATTCACAGCTGGGGGCACGCAGGGCACTGCAGTTCACTCTGTGCTTGTGTGCGTCCAAAGAAACAAGCTGCAGAGCACGTCCCTCCCATCTAGCTAAGGGAACGGCCGTCTTTTGCAAAGCTGAGCTGCGAAAGAAGGTCTGCAGGGCTTTGCCGGGGTGATGCTTTGCTGTGGAGGGAGATGGACCTTTCAGCTAGAAAGCTTGCCGGCAGCTCCTGGGTAGGTTTTCCTTGGAAAGCACGTATATGACTGCGTTCAAAGTAGGGTGAAAGCACTCTTATTAAATGACCAGACAATTCTTTGTGGCCCAAAGTCACCATGTGATTGGAAACTGCCCCATGCTCAGAAGAGGTGGCCCAAGAGGCCCCCTGGGTGTCCTCACCCGGTAGGTGACGTGCGGGCGCAGCTCCCGGATGACCAGCTCCGCCGCCGCTCTGCTCCCGTAGCAGCGCCTGGCGGCCACGAAGTGCAGCAGGGCTCTCCTGGCCGCCGCCTCCGTCAGCGGGGGGACGCTGCGAGGAACCGACACCAACAGGTTTCTGCTCTGCACTTGCTTTAAAGGCCTGGAAACAGTGCACTTAACTTACTGCAAAAGTGACCTAAGGAGAGCTCATCTGGGAGCACCCACATCCTTCGCACAACCACTGCTGGAATCTTTcttcttacaaaagaaaaagagatttctggTCCTAAAAATACTTTCGTGTAATATCACTAAGGCCATTAGGAAAGAGCGGTCTAAGGCAAATACTGTGTGTGCAAACCCTGCCCTTCAGCAGGCTGCACTGAGAGCTGGGTCGAAATGACACTGTGGCTCTGCAAGCCGTGAACTGACAGCTTCCCTGCCAGCACGGTGGTAGCAGCGTGTCACGGCACTGCCCCACGGGGACCCATCCACGTCCCGAGCTCAGCGTTTCTGGAGGAAACCTAAGACACAGCTGCACCTAACAGGTACTCTCGAGACTCTAGATTCCTTTTATTCTGGATCAGATTCTGTTTCTCTAAGTTTACCGGACACTTATGAATTCAAAGCTCCTACgtttatttattcacttttctgtcctttcaaaACCGTGAGAAGTTTGGGCAGGTCACTCTGTCTAGcagtcattttttcccctctcattcTGGCTGAGCAATGTAATGCCACCAGCTATCCAGTCTCAAtctctgtggagaaggaaagcagcaggagcagactCCCTCCACCCCACGTTACTTTGGATCAAATGTTGCCTTTCATGCTGTGtctctttttgctctttttctgtgtgcagaagaaaaaggttgggttttgttttggttttgtttgaaattcaagatgaaaatcagaagaggaaaaaaagacaatgaacaGTACATAAAAGCAGAATAACCAAGCCCCGAGAGAAAGGCTAGCCACTGGTGTTCCAAAGAAAACTCTGTGAGATTTGCCCTGCCTCTTGGGAGCGGTTCTGCTCTGCCATGTGGGGCAGGGGAAATGCCACCAGCCCAGCGGTGGGGCTGCAGCCGCTCTCAGCTCTCACCCCTGCCACCAGGCTCTCCCAGGCCCAAGGCAGCACCATGGATTCtcggcagcccccagcctcccacCGGAGCCGTGACCCCTGCCCACTGCCTCCCACCCGCTGCAAGGGCAGGACCGTGCGGTGCTGACGGCTCCGGGGGCTTGGGCACCACCAGCCCGGGGGGCTTGGGCAAAGGGCTCAGCCAAGGGAATCGCTCAAAATGCGACCTCCCCAGTGCTTACCTGGGCTGCGGGAAGGGGGGGCTGATcctctgctgccccagctcGCCCTGCAGGCCCAGAGGTGGTGCCACTGGCTTGGCTCCTATGGGAAAGAGACATGGAGGAATTCAAGCCCAACTGAAACTGAAGGTAACAGCTCAGTAACGCGCTAAGATTTATCTGCGGCAGCAAAAGCTGCTCCCAGGACAGCCGCTCACTGCACACCGAGCCCCCTGCACCCCTGCCAGGAGCTGcggccagcccagcccagcgctGTCCTGGCTCATCCCAGTGGCGCCCCAGCCACGCACTGGGATGCTCCGGGCGTCCCCACCACGCGGTGCTGGCCCTGCGGCTGTGCtggggccgtgccggggccATGTCCCCGCTCAGCAGGGGCCGGAGCCGAGCCCCCCCCGAGGCTGCAGCAGCGCGCACCGGGGGGCTTCCAGGGGCTGCCCAACGAGCACGGGGCCGGGGGTGCGGTGCGGGCCCCGCCGTGCCCGCACCCATGGCCGCAGAGAAGGAGATGCGGGAGGGATTGCGGGAGAGATTTGCCGGCGTGCCCCCGCCCGGCGGCCCGGGAGCGCGGTCCCTGCGCTGAGGTGGAGCAACGCTGACACCCCGCGGCCGTCTGGGGGGCCAAGAGCTGCACGCACATACGGGCGGAGCGGGGCGTGGAGCTGAGCACCGGGACCCGGAGCACCAGCCTTCCCCCTGAGCAGTTCGGAGTTTCTGCTCCCTCAGCAACTGCCTTCTCTAAAAGTTTCCAGCTCGCTTCAGTTCTGTTTGCGGGGTTTGTTTCCCTGAGTACCACTCTAAAAATAACCACTGCTAACAATTGGTGCTCCTGGTTCCTAATGCAgaaacaattctttttatttagccTTTTTTCCAGTGGCCTTTCCTATCACGGCAGCTGATTATGAAACGTCAGTCTGTGCGAGCAAGGAGCCTGTGGAAGGGCCAGGAAATGCCAGCGCGGTAACAACCGGCGATGGGAGCTGCACAAAGCGAGGCTGAAGGGAGCCATCCATCAACGTGATTTACTGGGCTTTTCCCTCTGAGAGCATTCCCCTTTCTTCCGGGAGGCTAAATTAATCTCTCCACTATTTCTTCCTATGAAAATAAACTACATGCTTCACTTGAAATGCCACACTGCTCGTGCAAAAGACAAGGCTGTCCCTCAACTGCAGGAGCACAGGTTTCAGAGATAAGCGCTACAGAGAGgttccttgaaaaaaataaatcagtaaggTGCCTTCAGTGCGACTGTCTTGGCCACGTCTAGATCAAACGCAGAAACATCTTCCTAAGGCAGGGGTAAAGTGTCTCCCAGCGCTGTGGATTCACTGGCCACCCAGCTCACAGCCCGTGCCTCGCAGCAAGCCAAAGCTCCGACTTCGTCTTCCGTGCCCCAGGGTGGGAGTGCTCCCGGCAGAGGCACCTCGCCTGACCctctgctctggtgctgcaCTGGCGGTGGTTTGGTACGTCTGCACGCAGCTGTACtcacaaggaaaaggaaacataaatatgactgaaaatgctgtgaatttctcattcagaaaatgcagcttttacacacctttttttcctgggctCATTCAGacgggcacagccctgctgcggGTGAGCGCCGTGCTCGGCgtgcctggggcaggaggccAGAGGAAGAAGTGTGCTTCTCCATGGTGTGTTGCAGAGAAACATCCCAGAAGTGTGAACTCCCGGGTTCTTATTTGAACTATCAGAGCAAATCCTTTCTGATAGTTCCAAAATGTACTGGATTTCTATGCACACTATGAAGAGAACCtgaacacttatttttaatgcaaaaaggTTAAATTAAAACCTGTTTACAACAAAAGATGGAGATAAGCACCAAATTCCAGTCCAATGGAAATGGCTTAAATGACCTGGTTAAAAATATCCCAAATCTAGAGCAAATAAGTCAACAGCGTGGTTGTTGCTACGGTGATGATGTTGGAAATCACAATAGTGTATAAACATGAGCACATCGCTCCATTCTGAAACAACAATAAGTCTGAGATGGACTTTGACCAAAGCCAGGAAATTCAGCGCTTAGGCTGCTCCTCATCAGATACTCCAGGTTTTGCTCTGCATCACGATGATCCAGTTCTAATGCACCAAACAGCCGGCAGAATGCCTGCAGACTCAGGCACAGCACAAggccatgctgcttttcccACCCTCCAGGCAGCCACAGGGACTGCAAACGCTGCAGCTGGCCAGCAGTGACTAACCAAGAGCCCATTGACATCAGCAGAAAGACTCCCATTTTCGGTGGATTTAGGATAGAACCCACGGCCAAAAAGTTTGGGAAAGTCCTGTCTTTGGCAAAATCTGTCAGTTACCCTGCAATTTTTGTCGCCATAAATCACTTCACTCGCTTCTGACTAGTTGGCTGTTGGAGCGGGAAGTCAGCCTTGCATGCAGCATCCCCAGGACCACAGTGATTAATTTTTTTGCATCTGATTAAACAGAAACTTCCTGCagcattattatttctaaagCTAATCAACGCTTTTCTCGTTCATAAGTTAAGGAACCTCAGAACTCAATTACTTTTCAGCAGCAACAGTGACAGTGATATTTCACTGGGGCACCATGTAATTAGAGTTTCTTCAGGAACCATATTAACATCTAATGAAGAAGATATAGTCAAGGGCATAAGATCAAAGTGCCATCATGAGAGATATTTTGATTAAGCAGCATTCTGTTAAAAGATAACAAGCCTCAGTTTAGGCTTTTCATTGGACCTAAGTGAGCAGCAACACCTGTAGCTCGCAGACATGGCACAAGAGACGCACTGACCCTCTCCACAAGCACTGGCTGGAAGAGTGCACACATTGACATTTGGAGGAAGAGGAGTTCCCTTCTGGAAACAGTTAATTTTTAACATATTgcttgaaaacacattttagaagTATGTTAAGAagtacaactgaaaaaaattaatagcgAAACTCATCAGCATGGCATGCAATCTATTACTTTTAGCTTTACTTACTGTCTGCTTTCACTTCTTGTTCCATTTTCAAAGGTTAGGAGCAAAGATGGTCCTGTCCTGGCAATCTCCCCTGCAATACACTGTCTTCTGTGAATTCTGTGCTGGCAGCAATGAAACCCAGCCCCCCCGAGCCACTCCCCTCTAACAAACAACGCAGATGTTGGGAAATAATGAATTAATGTCAAAGCTGGACAAAGCAGAAACTTGCCGGGAAGGAAAGTGCCAAGCAGCCCACGCACACCACGCTGGCTTCCCAAAGCGAAGACCCACTGGAGAGGAAGATGGTAGAAATTGTGGAGAACACGTGTCCTGCAGCCCCTGAAGCCCAGTAGTGTGAGGCGTGGTACCTTCTCCGGAGGAGGAGGCACAACACCGACTGTGGGCCCGGGGCACTGCTCGGCTGAGGAGGGGGGGCTGCCTGCGCACCCACACGGTGCCGCGTGAAACTCCACGTGCCCACAGCTCTTGGTGTTAGCATTTTCTGGTGTAATTATTAGGTACTTGCTAACCTGAGAGCAGATCCTGGAGACATAAGCAGTGCTTCACCAGTACATCTCTGTGCGTCAGGCACACGCACCtggaaagcaagcagcagctcagaacTGAAGGCCACGTGCAAAGTGATGGACACGCttgttactgctgctgctgcaaattttatttactgcagtaaatttactgaagtaaataaaagtcGGCAGCAGCAGCCGGTACAAAGGGACACAGACACAGCCAGCAGCCTCTGTCCGAAACCCCTCCGGACACTCTAGCGACatttctggcctttttttttccttctatatttCCTAACGTTCTTCACTTCCTTGCGCAGTCATGTGAAACATTCTTACCGCATGAGCAGGTTTTCAATTTCAGATGGTAGTACTTTTGATCCAATTTAGTATAAATCGGATCTTGTTTTCCTCCCATCAGATGGGGCCTGATGTAGCTCCAGCTGACAGAAAGGTGTCCAGAGATCTGTAGGCTTTGAAGCAGCCCCACAATCCTCAATTCTTACCCCATCTTACAACTGATGTCTCCTCCCTCAcacctccctctgctgcctgagCGACCCTGTGAGGTGTCACGGATGCTCTCTGCCCCCAGAGCAGAGGGGACGCACTCCCTCCCTGCCAGGCTCCCAGCACTGCTTGCCCCCCGGTGCCACCGCTCACCAGCGGCCACCTCCGCACCCCTCACGCCCGGCAGGAGCCTGGGGAAGGTCGCTGCTGCCCCTGGGTCTGCCAGGAGACCTGCCCCAGGGCCTGCCCCGCACAGCAGGAGCGGCCGGCCAGGCGCAGTGCCCCGATGAGCTGCGCTCACCCAAAACCTGTCCGAGATAAGCTTTTCTGCCCTGTCCCATTTTATCCCAGGAGTAAAAATAGCTGGGCTTTGTTCCTTTGGGTGGGTACAAATCCTTTCCAGTGGCAATTTGCCCACTCCAAATGCGCACTCCAGACTATTTCAAGCAGTAAAAGCAGGTCTTTGCCAAGTCCAAGTGCTAATCCTTTATCTGCAGCTATTAAAATACTATCattatttaaagcagaaaaacaatgcTTCTTGCCAGAACCAGAGTTATCTTTTCTTATCATTAAGTCACGAAGGGAAGAAGTAATAAATATAACAGTGCACCAAAAAATGGTTGTTCTAACAAGTAAAAATAACTCTGTCAGAATAGGTACACAGAGCAGATACTTATCCAAAAATACAGACCTGAAGATAACAATTCGGTGGTTTTGAAATGAAGGCTTGCTCTGGTGTGTGCCACCGCAACACCAGGATGCTGCAGGGGGCAGCAGGACCAAAGCACCAGTCAAGATTCATCAGCAATTTTCATGCTTCGTTTAAGGTTGTCCATGTAGAGATTTCTTTTATAGGCTAAATCAGTGGTTTTCCCTACGAGCAGAGCCCCCACCTCAGAAAAGATCTGGTTATAGTTTTGCCACCGAGCAGCCACAACTCGGTGCGCTGGAAGTCACGTTTGCTTCCATCGCCACCCCCTGCGTGCTCGGGGCTAACCTCTCCGCCGCTTTCTGAGGAGCAAACAAGCAATGCTGGGAGaagtcctgctgctcctctcgCGCAGGGGCCAGTGCCAGgactgctgctcctctcccacccctccTCTGCCTGAAAAGTCACAGCGGGTGGCAGGGATGGCACGGGGATGGTAGAGGACGGCGGGACACATCTCCGCCTGCCCCGCTGGCAGCGTTGCTGCTGGGCACCACCAGGGCCAGCAGGGTGCCCACCTGCAGGAGGGTGCTTGGTGCTCTGCGTGCTCACCTCACCCTCCCAAAAGAGCTCCCCGAGCGGCATTTGCTGCATCTAATGCTCCCACTAACAGAATCTTTTCCGTTGCTTTTGCAGCGGTGACAGAGCCGCGGGGGATGCGCGCAGCCCAGCGCGCCCTGAGCGCACGGGCAGCGAAGGGGGTGGGCGACCTGCAGCTGGCCCCCCGCAGGACGCCGCGCCCTGGGAGCCGTGCGTTTGGCCAAATCCCACCCACAGCCCGCAGCCGGGAGGGTTTGCGCGCAGCAGCggtgcggcggggccgcgccaGGTGGTGCTGCGGGGCCGCGCCCCGTGCCCGCACCGCGCCGCCacccgggggctgccccggggacCCCCCGGCGCTTGGGTTCCGCACCCTGCGGCACGCACGGAGTACCTGAGGGCACCCGTCCGCCCGGGGCGGGACAGAGCGCCGAAATGCTCCGTGTCGGAACGGCCCCGACGCTGCCCGTGACCGCAACCAGGCTGTGCCGGAGCTGGGTGAGGACGCGGAGGTGCTGAGCGACTCGGGACCAGCTGCGGCAACAGGCAGGCCGCGAAGCCCCGCGGACCCTCGGAGCACCTCGGGGCCTTCGGTCCCCACGCCCGTTCCTAAACGCATGATGGAAGATGCGAGCTTGGCTTGTCTGCACCAAGACGAGCCCGCTAGATACAGAACAAGCGTCAGTCGAATATTTAGGCTGCTCGCTTTCCGTGTCTCGTTAGGTAAAATGGAAAATCCTGTAGGGAAAGTCATTTCCAAATCaaaggctgaaatattttgatagaaTCAAAATTTCCCATGCCCAGATCCTCCGTCCCGTACTTTATTGAACCAAAACGAAATTCTAGTTAAATCAATCCaatttgacaaaatatttaaggcTGGCAAATCCGTtatccaactttttttttttaatcaaaacaccTAGAAGTACCTCTATTCACCAGTCACCCTCACGAAAGTTTCTCCttcactttctttaaagaatctatataaaaacttttttaaaataaaaactattttatagGAATACTACCAGCAATGCTTAGACCTATCTTTAAAGATTCTCAGCCTATCAAACTTCTCCACTAGTACtgaagattttaattaaatacatgaACAAAAGTTTTGAAGTCCCAGCACCAAAATTTCAATTCCAACTAAATACAAATGTAGGGGAACCTTCCCAAAGGTCCCCTAATATTtcattaatgacatttttaaagacagaataGCCGTATCTGTTTAATGGTCACAAGGGAAGGTGAAACATCCCAAAAGCACTGAacactgcagcagcaacagaacaGGCACGATCGCATTTCAAAGCTGGGCTGAAGCATCCCTGAAATCAACAGTGCCCTGTTGACTGCAGTGCATTTCACTACCAGGACTCTGGGCTTACTTTGCCCTCTTCCATTTATTGCTTTAGCTTAATCATCgattgattctttttttttttaataagacttGAACACTACTTGCCACAATTACCAGTGGCTGTGTCAGCAAGTCAAGCACAGCTCTCCacacactgcagagcagcagctacAAACCTGCCTATA includes:
- the SSUH2 gene encoding protein SSUH2 homolog isoform X1; amino-acid sequence: MCVQLLAPQTAAGCQRCSTSAQGPRSRAAGRGHAGKSLPQSLPHLLLCGHGCGHGGARTAPPAPCSLGSPWKPPGAKPVAPPLGLQGELGQQRISPPFPQPSVPPLTEAAARRALLHFVAARRCYGSRAAAELVIRELRPHVTYRYRLETFSESRLSEWAFEPFTKPGASTPPGDIPPDLWDVEVGVPPLFQGQTRRCRVPRSALVRECHRCHGRGRSQCGACHGAGRARCVTCRGSRRRLKQQKRCQLCSGTGRSRCSTCSGRGSKTCTTCQGEKKLRHFRQLVITWRNNVFEFVSEHHPNFPGELLSKVSGENIFKDENVVVYPIVDFPEPAISRASRRAIAEHSAAFASSSRILRQRQTVERIPITEVHYQYSGKPYLYYIYGLENKVYALDYPERCCCGCNIV
- the SSUH2 gene encoding protein SSUH2 homolog isoform X5, yielding MCVQLLAPQTAAGCQRCSTSAQGPRSRAAGRGHAGKSLPQSLPHLLLCGHGCGHGGARTAPPAPCSLGSPWKPPGAKPVAPPLGLQGELGQQRISPPFPQPSVPPLTEAAARRALLHFVAARRCYGSRAAAELVIRELRPHVTYRYRLETFSESRLSEWAFEPFTKPGASTPPGDIPPDLWDVEVGVPPLFQGQTRRCRVPRSALVRECHRCHGRGRSQCGACHGAGRPACRSGERKRRFCFCTVDMGSDLRHEVQRVVCCLRTCSALCLGLPNGREGWTQGARAAADLASSLCLFCYTDISKDSPKMYCYCTKIAA